The nucleotide window CCTCTTCAAATGCACTGAAAGCTCTGCGCACCCAAGTACCAAGAGATTATTTCTAAAACTTGCCGTCTAATTTGAAAAAGCATATATGACAAGCTTTAGTTGATACTTCAACTTCTAAagaagtctttttaaaccctagtatttatatttctacttgagtaatgaatgaatgatatgAAACTTTTGACACCTGCCAATGAATGCAGggctgaaaatgtcacatttcacATACAGGCTATTATTGGTTGTCCATCCAAAGTACTGACCGTGTTAATGTCTCCCTCTGTCCCACAACGATCTGCAGCATAAGCAGTCCATGCCAGAACAGGAGGCTGTCTTTGAGATATGCAGTACTGTAATTGTGGAAAGCTGCGTGCTGTAGTTTTCCTGGAAACTGCTGAGATGTGTTGTTTATATGGGTATATGTGCTGAgatgttttgtttgtctctctgcCTCCCCGCAGATGGGTGAAACAGGACACTGAATTCAGTAAAAGCGCCCAGCTCGGGGATTCAGGACCAAAACTGGACTTGGGCTTTAAAGAGGGACAAACCATCACACTCAACATAGGGGTAAGAACCTCAAAACGTCCAGCTTTtactacatttttaaaacattttaaataaaatttaaaccATTGAGTGGAGAAAGTAATGGTCTTCTGGTCCGTGGTTCAATAAGGAATTAGACTGCAAGTAATCAAATGAATCCAAAATGACACATTCATTTAATAGGCTTTTTATAAATACGTTCATGCTGcctataaaacagaaaatagagCTCAAGTGTGAATGGCAATGCATTTAGGTCTGTAATTCACACATCTATCAAGTCATAATGTCGTACCTCAGGGCTCTTAAAAATTGACGTTTTCTTGCTGTTCTACAGTCAACGCTCCATCAATCACTTAATTAATTTGTCCTCAAAAGGCAATTTGGTTTTGCAGTAGGGAAACAAAAACTCATGATTAAACCCAAGGAAAtaaaaagtttgtgttttaaaaaaaacaaccaaaaaaacaattaatctaAATGTTGTAACAAAACTGCTGGTTTAAACTCATACTTCTGAATGTgagtcatttttcttttctctgtctctagCAAGGTAAAAAGAGGGATAAGCCCCGCCCACAAGGCTCAGGTGGGTTTGGACTGCTCCCACCACCACCTGGAGGAAAGATAGcccctcctccttcttcagTCTCGTCCAATCACAACATAGAAACAGGTAGATGACCCCCTTAGTCGTACTAAAGATGCACTTGTGCTGTGCGTCAGTAGTAGCGTTTGTCAGTAAACGTGCACTTTTAATTTGGGTGATTGAGCAACTTAACCTCTTGGCAGTGTGTGGGGTACAGCTGTATTTTCACATTGCGTCTTTGTGCAGCTTTAACCACCAGGAGTGACCTATTTTCTTAATCGCTGTGGAAATTGGTCGCTTGTTAAATGAGTCTTACTTTTTAGAGCTTCAGgctgcagaaaatgaagtgaaATGTGTGTCAGTTTTTAATCTGCGTTTTAATGAGCTCTGTGTTTCTCCCTGTATCTCCGTCAGACTGCCTGTTGGAGCTGGACAGTAGTAACTCTAACACCGTGGTTCAGTCAAACGCTAGTTCAGATCTTTGGGGAGACTTCTCCGCTCCGGCAAGGTAGacaacttctttttttgtaaaataccctGTGtgccaaaagtatgtggacataacattacatacagtataaatgaCTCAAAGACTTTACTGAGGGATTTCTTCCCATTCAGCCACAAGAGCATTAGTGAGGTCCAACcttagactgtatataaagatggacAACACATCCCCCCTTCCTCCCACTttacaaaagtgaagccaagaCATCCCAGAAATGTCATCTTGTCATTTTGAAACCAGAGTCTGCCCAGTAGTCAAATGAACACTTGAACGAAcctatactgcagccagccaccaggaggtgatccagatgttttggctttACATATGGCgcttacccactgctagtaccaGCTCGGTTTGGCTACGATGCTCCGCCattcattttccactgcagattTAGTACCGgggtgtatatacacacacacacacacacacacacagaccgtcagatgtgtgttgtttttgattcttggcatgtgtctgtttgccacagccagaacacaatttttgtttcaaaagaaactggagagagcaaaaaaaaccacagctggctaaactattcaaatgatttttaatttttatttaaaaatgactgGGTTGGGCAGGACACCTAGCAATgatgtcgctagcaatgatgaggCAGtgataagtgacgattctctccgaccaatcagcagtctgcaggttttcacgtcacctttggtatcgcctcagctggTTTGGAACCTCGACGgaggtgatactaaaaaaaaaaaaaaaaaaaaaaaaaaaagtacctgttggtaggtaccagggactttttcataatggaaaatcaaaggcgagtagaggcgagtcgaCCAGGTACCAtgcaatggaaaaacgccattaatCTATGAATCAACCACTGGGTCCAACACTGAGGTTGGGTGGTAAGCTCTGGTGTTCAGTATATCAGTGCAGGccacttaaattttttttccacaccaaaaaaaagttctttcaaaatagttaaataaaaataaaatgggtaAATAACTAACGGGCAAAACTAATCTGTCAATAGTTACATTAGTAATACTCATTATTGTAAAAAGATGTGACAGTGAGCGGTAAACTGTTCCCTAGTCTGGGAGCAGCAACATGTCAAACAAATGAGTGTACATATACTTTTGGAAAGGAATGTAAACGTGTTTGCTGGGTGATGTGTACATTTTGTGCATATTATACACATTTGAGTTTGATATGACATATTTTTAGTTCATTTAgtttagtatgtttttttttatttgtaaaaaaaaaaaaaaaaaaagcggtcATAGCATACAAAACGTTGGTATTGTCCTTTTTAATAAGTGATACGTTATCAGAATACAAAGATAAAACCCAACATCAGTTTGTGTGTTTCCAGCTCCGTTCCACAACAATCCCAACCACAGGACTCCGGAAACTGGATCCAGTTTTGAGTCGTCGCCGGCTGTCCCGTCACTTGTGATTCCCCCATCTCACCTGcatctgtgtctgtagcttccTGTGCATCCCACTGAGAGTAACTCCCGCACACTGATCCCAAAGCAGAGACGTGAAACTTCACAGAGCTGTAAAAGCAACTCGCGACATCCTTTCATTCAGGAAGAATCAGAGTCTTTTCAAATTTTCTTGACAGGGAATGAAGCACTAATCTGTTTAAAGCCATTCAATGATATGAGCCATTTCCAAAAATATTTAAGGGCTATGTGTGACgtcctgtcttgtctgtgtCACCTCCCAGGCCGATGGCTGTCTGAGCAGTGCTTTATCTTGTGATCAGGAATGTTTTTCCCAGTGCAGCGGCTCCCTCTGCAGGCTCTGCAGAGTGCTGCACCTCAGCAACCGGCTGTGAGTACTGAGCTGCAGAGCTCCGCTTAAAGGTGCTCTGGGCGATGTTGGCTGACGTTACtcgttgacgttcaaagtattttcaaacaaagcaAGGCTTGCTTGCTCGCCCCTCCCGCCTCCTCATCTCGCCCCTCTTCCTCACTCCCGTGCTTCCACgaactaacccccccccccccccccccccccaaaccaccaCCCCCAATCCTTCTTgtctgttattggctggaatgctGGGAGACTTTGTTCGGTGGAGCAGGTtgacacagtttgtttttgttggtgtttgtggagcctgggctgtctatggagaacatgtgttttttttttttgttttttttttacagtgtgttctggggacaggcagctcgccgATAGTGAGAtattttctgtatgtgacaaaaaatgttgtagcctaaaacacgtgacatcgcttagagcacctttttttTAAGCGAAGGCTACTTTTAACTGTAAGACAGTTTTCTTTTCTAATGAAACTGTGatttcatccttttttttttttcttgaaattatTTAGAAATGACAGGATCAGTCTGTCTAACTTATTTAAAATAAGTGTTAAGTCCTGAAAGAACAGTTGAAGACACATAATACTTGGATGTTTAGACCAATCAGGGGATTAAAGGACTCGTCCCCATCCCCCCACTGATTCAGGGAGCGGTGCTGCCTCGCCCACGCGTccgaaaatgtatgtatttaataCGACTGTCTATCTAAAGCGTGGTTTCATTCTATAGTAATGCAAGTGGATTTAAGGGTGCAACTTTGAAATGTTCAGATTAGTTTTGCTTTATGGGATATGAAAGGGAAATTGGTCCAAGCAGAGGGTTGCCTCTGCATTCATTTGAAATCGTGACAGAGTTCCTCAGTTGTTTTTCAGCCAAGGACCCACGATTCAGGATAGATAACATAGCAGGGACCCCCTCATGTATGTCCCTTTTGAAATAATTTGACGTAGCCTATTTTTTTATACTTCTATATCCTTTGTTATGTGAAATAACAACACAAGAGGCATGTATTAGAAAGCTATTTGACATGTGTTAAAGATTATTTGCGCCATTTCAACACAGAATACCCACCGATGGACATTAATTCAATTAGCTGCAAGTAACACTGTACCTCAACAAAATATCAAAGGCAAAGAGAAAAGGGCAAACTTaagaacacaaagacacacacacacacacacacatcaaaaaagAAGTATTTCACACTTCATGCACACATAGATTTAAATGAAACTTTGGATTATGgttataaaataatatacagtTTGTTAGATTAGAACATGATCTGTGAACTATTTcagatttaaaaattaaaatagtaTTTGTTTAACTGGGAAgccttttgtaaaacaaaaacaaaacaaaaaaagattaaattttCCAAtccggtaacactttacttgaaggtatctacataagtgtcatgacactgtcataacacatgaaccctaaccagaACTTgccatgacaaaaccaaatgacacttcCTAAAACAagtgttttgtaaaatgtttatgacttgttAATAATTTTTTAAGACTCGTTCattacagtgtcatgtcactctcatgtagataccttcaagtaaagtgtaagcCATGATTATTTCCATGAATGAATCTGAAAACCTTTCCCTTTGACCGGTATTCATGGCCGCAGACTCCAGGAATTATCCATTGCACAGTATTTAGTGTGTTCATAGAATCACAGAGCTCACTTACAGTGAGATGACATACTGTAGGTGTAGAAAAACCATTCCTGTCTGCCGTATTAAATCTATAAATTTATGTTTACAATGTGAAATAACATCTGTGTTTACTACTGGGTggcttattttatttgtaacacTGAAATCAGTAGCCAGATCCAGACATATATTCATTTGTGTCAATTATTTACAGTTTACATACTTttgctgcatttattttaataaatacataagCCAAGAATGGAACATATCTGGCGATGGGTGTTCGTCTACTGGCAGCAAATGAAAACTACTTAAATACTTAGAGgctttcttgcttttttttttctcacctcaTCCCAATTAACATGGCTATTTACAAAATCCAGATGAATTGAATAAACGAGGTAAAACGGGAGTGGGAATGTCAGACTAGTTATCAGAAAGTTATTTGGCCTCGAACTATGTTCATTTCCTTAAGGCCCAATACTACCAATAGAACATGCATATCGTAACATATAGTAAACTGTTAATGTCCACCAGATTTACATTTAACTGCCCCTCCCAGATGAAATGCTCCTTTTCTCTAACAACCGCTCCTCtgtttaaatgaaaacctgTTTTGAGCGTTACAGTGGAAGTGGAGTGTGATCGCTACAGAAATGCACATGCAGTCTGTGTATTTGCTTTTCATGTTTGTGAAATGACAGTGAGGCTTTTGTAATGGCAACTAGTTATAGGGAGCTGTAGTTGAAACAGAAGAAACTGCCATGTTCATTCCTTCAGTGCTGAATGTGAAATAGAAGTAAGAATATATCTTTATAAACAGAACAGGAAGTAAAAATATTGTAAGTAATTTGACattagggttgggcatcgtttggattttaacaattctgattctTCCTTTTGATTCTGATTATTTGAGGTTGGAGTTGATACGAGTCACATGCTTATTTGGCAAATAAgagtaaaagttttttttgtacaggGCTTCTTCAATATGAAATAAAGCCACACTGGAGCGctgcttactgtgctccatTGGCTGCAACACAAGCCCCTGGCTGCTACGGCAACCATAACTTAACACATGTTAAAGATGGAACCAATGATCGGATTTGAAATTAAATCATCCAAACGATTCCAATAaagaatcatgtttttttttgtttttttaaacaatcccAAGCATGAatcggttctcgatgcccaatcctatttaacattttgggaaatgctcTTAAtcgctttcttgctgaaagttCAATGAAATGATCGAtatcactctcatgtctgtgcaTTTAATATGAAGCTGAAGCCAGCTGGGTAACGTAGCTgatagcttagcatgaagactggaaatggggaggggtggaggggggagAGTTAGCATGGCTCTGttcaaaaggaacaaaaaaagtctcactaattaaaatgtatctggtttgtttatgttttccaactattccttttattttattttctatttaataCTGAGTGACTTCACCTGAAGGACCTGATGCAGTTATGCCCCATTTCACACTGTAAAGTCAAATTAACAACGTTCTTTTTCTGAACACACGTCCACTGTTGGAGGTTTGAACACACCAGTCT belongs to Etheostoma spectabile isolate EspeVRDwgs_2016 unplaced genomic scaffold, UIUC_Espe_1.0 scaffold00003701, whole genome shotgun sequence and includes:
- the necap1 gene encoding adaptin ear-binding coat-associated protein 1, encoding MAAEGEYESILCMKPDVNVYRIPPRASNRAYRAADWKLDTPDWSGRMRVTAKGQVAYIKLEDKTSGELFAQAPLREYPGAALETVSDSSRYFVLRIQDDNGRSAFIGVGFGDRGDAFDFNVALQDHFKWVKQDTEFSKSAQLGDSGPKLDLGFKEGQTITLNIGQGKKRDKPRPQGSGGFGLLPPPPGGKIAPPPSSVSSNHNIETDCLLELDSSNSNTVVQSNASSDLWGDFSAPASSVPQQSQPQDSGNWIQF